Proteins encoded together in one Lachnospiraceae bacterium JLR.KK008 window:
- the codY gene encoding GTP-sensing pleiotropic transcriptional regulator CodY, with amino-acid sequence MGSIQLLDKTRKIGMLLHNNESSKVVFNDICNVMKEILSSNVLVISRKGKVLGVGISSGVEEIRELINDKVGGYIDLMLNERMLGVLSTKENVNLQTLGFENTDTRRFQAIITPIEIAGERLGTLFIYKCDAPYEIDDIILCEYGTTVVSLEMLRAVNEESAEEARKLSVVKSAISTLSFSEMEAITHIFEELNGQEGILVASKIADRVGITRSVIVNALRKFESAGVIESRSSGMKGTYIKVLNDVVFDEVNKLKQQKQQKDSFQSEKGR; translated from the coding sequence ATGGGCAGCATACAACTACTGGACAAAACAAGAAAAATCGGAATGCTTTTGCATAATAATGAATCCAGTAAAGTGGTATTTAATGACATCTGTAATGTTATGAAAGAGATATTGAGTTCCAATGTACTTGTGATCAGCAGAAAAGGAAAAGTGCTGGGCGTTGGAATATCGAGTGGAGTGGAAGAGATCAGAGAACTGATCAATGATAAAGTTGGCGGCTATATTGATCTGATGTTGAATGAGAGAATGCTTGGTGTTCTTTCTACGAAAGAAAATGTAAATTTGCAGACACTTGGCTTTGAGAATACAGACACCCGAAGATTTCAGGCGATCATAACGCCGATTGAGATTGCCGGGGAACGTCTGGGTACGTTGTTTATCTATAAATGTGATGCGCCTTATGAGATTGATGACATCATACTCTGCGAGTATGGAACTACGGTAGTCAGTCTGGAAATGCTTCGTGCGGTCAATGAGGAGAGCGCAGAAGAGGCCAGGAAACTGTCTGTCGTCAAGTCGGCGATCAGTACGCTCTCTTTTTCCGAGATGGAAGCCATTACCCATATATTCGAAGAGTTAAATGGTCAGGAAGGCATTCTGGTGGCAAGCAAGATCGCTGACAGAGTAGGGATTACCCGTTCTGTGATCGTCAATGCTTTGCGCAAGTTTGAAAGTGCGGGTGTGATTGAGTCCCGCTCTTCCGGCATGAAAGGTACATATATAAAAGTTTTGAATGATGTGGTATTCGATGAAGTAAATAAGCTGAAGCAGCAGAAACAACAAAAGGACAGTTTTCAAAGCGAAAAAGGCAGGTGA
- the flgB gene encoding flagellar basal body rod protein FlgB, which yields MFHSNVFDYINVLDKSADAAWIRHEVISNNIANVDTPGYKRQDVNFEGELQRALGNSRYTSVDAKVGGLNLSRLKPRTYTDYANFSYRVDRNNVDIDTENVMLASNQLKYNAIMTGVNQEFTNLKLVMK from the coding sequence ATGTTTCATTCAAACGTATTTGATTACATCAATGTGCTGGATAAATCGGCGGACGCTGCCTGGATTCGCCATGAGGTGATCTCCAATAATATCGCCAATGTAGATACACCGGGATATAAAAGGCAGGATGTGAATTTTGAGGGAGAGCTTCAACGTGCACTTGGGAATTCCAGGTACACAAGTGTGGATGCGAAAGTAGGGGGGCTGAATCTGAGCCGGCTGAAACCCAGGACATACACGGATTATGCAAATTTTTCCTATCGGGTCGACCGCAACAATGTGGATATTGATACGGAAAATGTGATGCTTGCTTCCAACCAGTTGAAGTACAATGCGATTATGACAGGAGTAAATCAGGAGTTTACGAACCTGAAGCTCGTAATGAAATAA
- the flgC gene encoding flagellar basal body rod protein FlgC, whose amino-acid sequence MSIFSSFDVNASGLTAERFRMDIISQNVANANTTRTEDGTPYRRKVVTFAEKETQTPFSHVLDVARDNYSGKGVKVTSVQEDSWTDMKMVYDPAHPDADDNGYVLYPNVNIVTEMTNMIDASRAYEANATAFNASKAIAMKGLEMAQ is encoded by the coding sequence ATGAGTATCTTTTCATCGTTTGATGTGAATGCGTCCGGTCTGACTGCGGAGCGTTTCCGTATGGACATCATATCGCAGAACGTGGCCAATGCCAATACGACGAGGACGGAGGATGGCACGCCATACCGTCGTAAAGTCGTTACGTTTGCGGAAAAGGAGACACAGACGCCCTTTAGTCATGTCCTGGACGTGGCAAGAGATAATTATTCAGGCAAAGGGGTGAAAGTCACCTCGGTTCAGGAAGATTCCTGGACAGATATGAAAATGGTCTATGATCCAGCTCATCCCGATGCGGATGATAATGGTTATGTTCTCTATCCCAATGTCAATATTGTGACAGAGATGACTAATATGATCGATGCAAGCCGTGCATATGAAGCCAATGCGACAGCATTTAACGCCAGCAAGGCAATCGCCATGAAAGGGCTGGAGATGGCGCAATAG
- the fliE gene encoding flagellar hook-basal body complex protein FliE has product MDIASLYRVNSDAVEKAVKQTQAAKKAEEAKEGKDVFGAMLSSAIDNLHTTNSYISDMENEELKLALGQTKNTHDLSIAMQKASAALQYTVAVRDKFMDAYKEIMQMQI; this is encoded by the coding sequence ATGGATATTGCATCGCTTTATCGTGTAAACTCCGATGCCGTAGAGAAAGCGGTAAAACAGACGCAGGCGGCGAAAAAGGCGGAGGAAGCAAAAGAGGGAAAAGATGTGTTTGGCGCTATGCTCAGCAGCGCCATTGATAATTTACATACAACGAACAGTTATATTTCCGATATGGAAAACGAAGAGCTGAAACTGGCGCTCGGACAGACGAAAAATACTCATGATCTTTCGATCGCAATGCAGAAAGCATCGGCAGCCTTACAGTATACGGTCGCTGTAAGAGACAAATTTATGGATGCATATAAAGAAATTATGCAGATGCAGATCTAA
- a CDS encoding flagellar M-ring protein FliF C-terminal domain-containing protein → MTDRLKAIPARVLEWWNKFTSKQKTIIICIAAGVIIALAILVTVLTRPQYELLANCESTKEASQITELLDGASITYTVSDDGYQIKVLSEQVSDANLLLGANNIPAAAYGIDNVTNGGFSTTESDKQKRYKLYLESQMEEDLVRFETVKKADVQLSLPENDGTLLSKNEESFASIILELDGEFTQENAAAMAQFVKTALGNENADNITILDSQGNLLFSGEDNYSLTGTANSQLSVKQQAERLVKNEVKKVLLGTNQYDNVEVASNLALDFSSTEITEHDFTPAEGQSQGVLSHESIFSAENINSSGNLPGTDSNSETTYEMQDSDQSSSSQSEESRDYLPNERVMSQTIPPGLIKYEESSISVTAITYNVQREEDIKAQGLLDGISWEEYKAANGARVAQPVDDDMINVVSKATGIAVENVAMVAYEEPLFIDKEGLNIQATDVIQVILILIILGLLAFVVFRSMRSEKPAEEEEEELSVENLLQSTPESELENIAVEERSETRKLIEKFVDDNPEAAANLLRNWLNEDWG, encoded by the coding sequence ATGACTGACAGGTTAAAAGCGATTCCGGCGAGAGTGCTGGAATGGTGGAATAAATTTACTTCAAAACAGAAGACGATTATCATATGTATTGCCGCAGGTGTCATCATTGCACTTGCGATATTGGTAACGGTTCTTACGAGGCCTCAATATGAACTGCTTGCGAACTGTGAAAGTACAAAAGAAGCATCCCAGATCACAGAACTTTTAGATGGGGCGAGCATAACCTATACTGTGTCAGATGACGGTTATCAGATTAAAGTACTGAGTGAACAGGTGTCAGATGCCAATCTTCTGCTGGGTGCCAACAATATTCCGGCTGCAGCCTATGGGATCGACAATGTGACAAACGGCGGTTTCTCCACGACGGAGTCAGACAAACAGAAGAGATATAAACTCTATCTGGAAAGTCAGATGGAGGAAGATCTCGTTCGGTTTGAGACTGTCAAGAAAGCGGACGTACAGTTGTCACTCCCGGAGAATGACGGTACACTTCTCTCCAAAAACGAGGAATCGTTTGCCAGCATTATTCTGGAGTTGGACGGGGAGTTCACACAGGAAAACGCGGCGGCTATGGCACAGTTTGTCAAGACGGCGCTTGGTAATGAAAATGCGGATAATATCACAATTCTTGACAGTCAGGGAAATCTCCTGTTTTCGGGGGAAGACAATTATTCTCTGACAGGTACTGCCAACAGCCAGCTCTCTGTGAAGCAGCAGGCAGAGCGGCTCGTCAAAAATGAAGTAAAAAAAGTGCTGCTGGGAACGAATCAGTATGATAATGTAGAAGTGGCAAGTAATCTTGCTCTTGATTTTTCCTCCACGGAGATTACGGAGCATGATTTTACGCCTGCAGAGGGGCAGTCTCAGGGCGTCCTCAGCCACGAAAGTATTTTCAGTGCAGAGAATATAAACAGTTCCGGCAATCTGCCAGGAACAGATTCTAACAGCGAGACGACGTACGAAATGCAGGACAGCGATCAGTCCTCATCCTCCCAGTCAGAAGAGTCCAGAGATTATCTGCCCAATGAGCGGGTGATGTCTCAGACGATTCCGCCGGGACTGATCAAATATGAGGAGTCATCCATATCGGTCACTGCCATTACATATAACGTACAGAGAGAAGAAGATATTAAAGCCCAGGGACTGCTTGATGGCATCAGCTGGGAAGAATACAAGGCGGCAAACGGGGCAAGAGTTGCGCAGCCTGTCGATGACGATATGATCAATGTGGTGTCCAAAGCGACCGGTATCGCAGTGGAGAATGTTGCGATGGTGGCCTATGAGGAACCGCTGTTTATTGACAAAGAGGGCTTGAATATTCAGGCGACGGATGTTATCCAGGTTATATTGATCCTTATTATTCTGGGATTACTTGCTTTTGTTGTATTCAGAAGTATGAGGAGCGAGAAACCGGCAGAGGAAGAGGAAGAGGAACTCTCCGTGGAAAATCTTTTGCAGTCCACGCCGGAATCGGAGCTGGAGAACATTGCCGTGGAAGAGCGGTCAGAGACTCGTAAGCTGATTGAAAAATTTGTGGACGATAATCCGGAAGCGGCCGCAAATCTGCTTCGGAACTGGCTGAACGAAGATTGGGGGTAA
- the fliG gene encoding flagellar motor switch protein FliG — protein MANDSGLSGLQKAAVLLIALGPEKSSHIFKHLKEDEIEELTLEIANTRSITPQLKETVIEEFYQICLAQQYIAEGGIGYAKELLEKALGEDRARDVIGKLTASLQVKPFEFVRKTDASQLLNFIQDEHPQTIALIMSYLSATQSSMILSALPPERQADVAKRIAMMDRTSPDVIKEVEKVLESKLASLVNQDYTIIGGVDAVVEILNSVDRGTEKHIMETLEIEEPELADEIRKKMFVFEDILLLDDRAIQRVLRDVENSDLAIALKGANEEVKAAVFKNLSKRLAAMIKEDMEFMGPVRMKDVEEAQQKIVNIIRKLEDSAEIVISRGGGDEIVV, from the coding sequence ATGGCAAATGACTCAGGGTTATCAGGTCTGCAGAAGGCAGCCGTACTGCTGATCGCATTGGGACCGGAAAAGTCTTCCCATATCTTTAAACACTTAAAGGAAGACGAGATTGAGGAGCTGACGCTGGAAATTGCAAATACGCGAAGTATTACGCCGCAGCTGAAAGAAACTGTGATTGAGGAGTTCTATCAGATCTGTCTGGCACAGCAATATATCGCGGAGGGCGGCATCGGGTATGCGAAGGAGCTTTTGGAGAAAGCTCTGGGAGAGGACAGAGCACGCGATGTGATTGGCAAACTGACAGCGTCGCTGCAGGTTAAGCCTTTCGAGTTTGTCCGCAAGACAGATGCGTCTCAGCTGCTCAACTTTATACAGGATGAACATCCGCAGACGATTGCACTTATTATGTCCTATCTGTCTGCGACGCAGTCGTCAATGATATTGTCAGCGCTGCCTCCGGAACGTCAGGCGGATGTTGCGAAACGTATTGCCATGATGGACAGAACGAGTCCGGATGTCATTAAGGAAGTGGAAAAAGTGCTGGAATCCAAGCTGGCTTCTCTTGTCAATCAGGATTACACCATTATTGGCGGCGTCGATGCGGTCGTGGAGATCTTGAACTCCGTAGACCGTGGTACGGAAAAACATATCATGGAAACACTGGAGATTGAGGAGCCGGAGCTTGCCGACGAGATCAGGAAGAAAATGTTCGTATTCGAGGATATTCTTCTTCTGGACGACAGAGCGATACAGAGAGTATTGCGCGATGTGGAGAACAGCGATCTGGCGATTGCGCTGAAGGGTGCGAACGAGGAAGTAAAAGCTGCAGTCTTCAAAAACCTGTCAAAGCGTTTGGCTGCCATGATCAAGGAAGATATGGAATTTATGGGACCTGTCCGCATGAAGGATGTGGAAGAGGCACAACAGAAGATCGTAAATATTATCAGAAAACTGGAAGATTCTGCTGAAATTGTTATTTCCAGAGGTGGAGGAGATGAAATTGTTGTCTAG
- a CDS encoding FliH/SctL family protein, whose product MSSNLLKGNWVQFQNDDTRIINSNRIIEQRIGSSGSGAGEDTEEHTEGFTEGLKVEELSGLTADPEDGSNVIKSEEPVPAAPVYEGPSPEELIAQAEEEILQRKKDAEAEIEAYRQQVIEEARQEGRNQGYIDGTAAAQSEIEETKRQLEAAYNNRLQELEPELVKQLTGIYEHIFHMELGEYQNLVMQLLEGCMQRIETSSSYIIHVSPDDYPFVSMQKKLLIEGLGNRNAMLEVVEDMTMRKNECMIEADDGIYDCSLDIQLTALRRELLVLSYEGVE is encoded by the coding sequence TTGTCTAGTAACTTGCTGAAGGGGAACTGGGTGCAGTTTCAGAACGATGACACAAGGATTATCAATAGTAACAGGATTATAGAGCAACGGATAGGAAGCTCCGGCAGCGGGGCGGGAGAAGATACAGAGGAACACACGGAAGGATTTACAGAAGGGTTAAAGGTTGAGGAACTAAGCGGTCTGACAGCTGATCCGGAGGATGGTTCCAATGTAATCAAGTCTGAGGAGCCGGTTCCTGCGGCGCCTGTTTATGAGGGACCGAGTCCGGAAGAGCTGATTGCTCAGGCAGAGGAGGAGATCCTCCAGAGAAAGAAAGATGCGGAAGCGGAGATTGAGGCCTATCGACAGCAGGTGATTGAAGAGGCCAGGCAGGAAGGAAGAAATCAGGGCTATATTGACGGCACGGCTGCCGCACAGTCAGAGATTGAAGAGACAAAGCGTCAACTTGAAGCGGCATATAACAACAGGCTTCAGGAGCTGGAACCAGAGCTTGTGAAGCAGTTGACGGGTATTTATGAACATATATTTCACATGGAATTGGGAGAGTATCAGAATCTTGTCATGCAGCTTTTGGAAGGATGTATGCAGAGGATTGAAACAAGCAGCAGTTACATCATTCATGTCAGTCCTGACGATTATCCGTTTGTCAGTATGCAGAAAAAGCTGCTGATCGAAGGACTGGGAAACAGAAATGCCATGCTGGAAGTAGTGGAAGATATGACAATGAGAAAAAATGAATGTATGATCGAGGCAGACGACGGCATATATGATTGCAGCCTGGATATACAGTTGACGGCGCTGCGCAGAGAACTTCTGGTTCTTTCCTATGAAGGCGTGGAGTAA
- the fliI gene encoding flagellar protein export ATPase FliI, with protein sequence MIDLSKYEKLKDRVYYKKLGKVLNVVGLTIESAGPDAKLADICFIHPEGDEGSGIMAEVVGFKDGRTLLMPYENTEGIGIGNLVENTGNSLRVAVGDFLLGKTLDGLGRPTDAAVQIPLGAPSYCVESMPPDPMSRTIIDEPLPLGVKAVDGLITVGKGQRIGIFAGSGVGKSTLMGMFARNTKAEINVIALIGERGREVREFIERDLGEEGMRRSVVVVATSDKPALERNKAAKTATAIAEYFRDQGRDVLLMMDSLTRFCMAQREIGLATGEPPVTRGYPPSVYSELPKLLERAGRDAKGSITGLYTVLVDGDDFNEPITDTARSILDGHIMLNRKLAHKNHYPAVDILQSISRCMSQVTEKEHKKAAGKLKNVLATYNEAEDLINIGAYKKGSNPGIDYAVEKIEATNEFLMQDVDSKYTYEETIQMLQALYEE encoded by the coding sequence ATGATTGATTTATCGAAATACGAAAAACTGAAAGATCGGGTCTATTACAAAAAGCTCGGCAAGGTACTGAATGTGGTAGGTCTGACGATTGAGTCTGCAGGGCCGGATGCCAAGCTGGCAGATATTTGTTTCATACATCCGGAGGGAGATGAAGGGTCAGGCATCATGGCGGAGGTAGTGGGCTTTAAAGACGGAAGGACATTGCTCATGCCTTATGAGAATACCGAAGGTATCGGTATTGGTAATCTTGTCGAAAATACGGGTAATTCCCTGCGGGTTGCGGTTGGTGATTTCCTTCTCGGTAAGACATTGGACGGTCTGGGCAGACCGACAGATGCGGCTGTTCAGATACCGCTTGGCGCTCCCAGTTATTGTGTGGAGTCAATGCCTCCGGATCCGATGAGCCGCACGATCATTGATGAGCCGCTTCCGCTTGGCGTGAAGGCAGTAGACGGTCTGATTACTGTGGGAAAGGGACAGAGGATCGGCATTTTTGCAGGTTCAGGTGTGGGAAAATCTACACTGATGGGTATGTTTGCCAGAAATACAAAAGCAGAGATCAATGTCATTGCGCTGATTGGTGAGCGTGGCAGGGAAGTCAGAGAATTTATAGAGCGCGACCTTGGGGAAGAAGGTATGCGCCGTTCTGTAGTAGTGGTGGCTACATCGGATAAACCTGCACTGGAACGAAATAAAGCAGCCAAGACGGCGACTGCTATTGCAGAATATTTCAGAGACCAGGGAAGAGACGTGTTGTTGATGATGGACTCTCTGACCCGTTTCTGTATGGCGCAGAGAGAAATTGGTCTGGCAACCGGTGAACCACCGGTGACGAGAGGTTATCCTCCCAGTGTGTATTCAGAATTGCCGAAACTGTTAGAGCGGGCCGGCAGAGATGCGAAAGGTTCGATTACCGGACTGTATACGGTTTTGGTAGATGGCGATGACTTTAATGAACCGATCACGGACACTGCGCGAAGTATTCTTGACGGACATATCATGCTCAATCGTAAGCTCGCTCATAAAAATCATTATCCTGCGGTGGATATTTTGCAGAGTATCTCCCGATGTATGTCTCAGGTAACAGAAAAAGAACACAAAAAAGCTGCCGGCAAACTGAAGAATGTGCTGGCTACTTATAATGAAGCGGAAGATTTGATCAATATTGGCGCTTATAAAAAGGGCAGTAATCCGGGCATTGACTATGCGGTGGAGAAGATAGAAGCCACGAATGAATTCCTGATGCAGGATGTGGACAGCAAGTACACGTATGAAGAGACGATACAGATGCTGCAGGCATTGTATGAGGAGTGA
- the fliJ gene encoding flagellar export protein FliJ: protein MSKFVYRMQNILNIKQKLEDQARMDFGLAMARLREEEEKLEFLQQRKQGYEEQARESLRAALRVNRMRENKEAILRMDEYMEEQRQEIKKAQNTVEVERRKLQASIQERKIQEKLRENAFEEFMGEEKARESREIDELTSYTYGQKKIEEAAAEA, encoded by the coding sequence ATGTCAAAGTTTGTTTACCGGATGCAGAATATCTTAAATATCAAGCAAAAGCTGGAAGATCAGGCACGGATGGATTTTGGCCTGGCAATGGCGAGGCTGCGGGAAGAAGAGGAAAAACTGGAATTTCTGCAACAGCGAAAACAGGGATATGAGGAGCAGGCAAGAGAATCGCTGCGTGCTGCGCTTAGAGTAAACAGGATGCGTGAGAACAAAGAGGCGATCCTGCGCATGGATGAATATATGGAAGAGCAGAGGCAGGAAATAAAAAAGGCGCAGAACACTGTTGAAGTGGAGCGGCGCAAGCTCCAGGCGTCGATACAGGAGAGAAAAATACAGGAAAAATTGAGAGAAAATGCCTTTGAAGAATTCATGGGAGAAGAGAAGGCGAGAGAAAGCCGGGAGATCGATGAGTTGACCAGTTATACATACGGGCAGAAGAAGATCGAGGAAGCAGCTGCGGAAGCATAA
- a CDS encoding flagellar hook-length control protein FliK, producing the protein MTSTNVTKAAGLLLGNTNIGPAGTGAAGGADNGFSEIMNRTSKDSGNQFQKTRDEVQSTVAKAPVNVSKINRGNVKNVRNEESGKTTAKEEEGKISDTTEEEKAEIDEATEEIVEEAVTEIKEAIQEELGISEEELESIMSILGLTAADLLQPENMQAIAMAVAGETDELSMLTNETLYQNVQNLTNVVETVRADVQAELGVDDEQFAQLLEQMEVSDEPQEAIEIPELSVETESREPVAVAQQQEEVDQQEETEPQQETAEIKTQTGEKRTENSVREEETQTTPVRAERNTSQTGRESGGESHESGNPFLQGWNRTGLDAWEADPLQSRTEIPFETVDTQDVMNQITEYMRMEARPEITELQLRLQPETLGTLHIHLTAKEGALTAQFAAENEAVKAVLEAQVVQLKENLSEQGIKVEAVEVTIASHEFDRNFAQNGEQNSQYQEPRKKGVRKIQLDDNIPLDEMELSDEERLTAEMMEQNGNTVDFMA; encoded by the coding sequence ATGACCAGCACAAATGTAACAAAAGCGGCGGGTCTGTTACTGGGGAACACAAATATTGGTCCCGCAGGAACAGGAGCGGCAGGCGGAGCCGACAACGGTTTTTCTGAGATCATGAACCGTACATCAAAAGACAGCGGCAATCAGTTTCAGAAAACGAGAGATGAAGTACAGTCGACAGTGGCAAAGGCGCCTGTTAATGTAAGTAAAATAAACCGCGGCAATGTAAAAAATGTCAGAAACGAAGAGTCAGGAAAGACTACTGCCAAAGAGGAAGAAGGCAAGATTTCCGATACTACGGAAGAGGAAAAGGCAGAAATCGACGAAGCGACCGAAGAGATTGTTGAGGAGGCCGTCACCGAGATTAAAGAGGCCATTCAGGAGGAATTGGGAATCTCTGAAGAGGAACTGGAATCGATCATGAGTATACTCGGGCTGACAGCCGCAGATCTGTTGCAGCCGGAAAATATGCAGGCTATTGCCATGGCGGTGGCAGGAGAGACCGATGAGCTGTCCATGCTGACAAATGAAACACTGTATCAGAATGTTCAGAATCTGACAAATGTGGTGGAAACGGTTCGGGCGGATGTGCAGGCGGAGCTTGGAGTCGATGATGAGCAATTTGCACAACTGTTGGAGCAGATGGAAGTAAGTGACGAGCCACAGGAGGCGATTGAGATTCCGGAACTGTCAGTGGAAACAGAAAGCAGAGAACCGGTGGCAGTCGCACAGCAGCAGGAGGAAGTTGACCAGCAGGAAGAGACAGAACCACAGCAGGAGACGGCGGAAATCAAAACACAGACCGGTGAGAAACGGACAGAGAACAGTGTCAGAGAAGAAGAGACACAGACGACTCCGGTCAGGGCAGAGAGAAATACCTCGCAGACAGGAAGAGAGTCCGGAGGAGAAAGCCATGAAAGCGGCAACCCCTTTTTACAGGGCTGGAACCGTACCGGATTGGATGCGTGGGAGGCAGATCCATTGCAGAGCCGGACAGAGATACCGTTTGAGACAGTGGATACGCAGGATGTGATGAATCAGATTACGGAGTATATGCGTATGGAAGCAAGACCTGAAATCACGGAACTGCAGCTTCGTCTTCAGCCGGAAACACTGGGTACGCTTCATATTCACCTGACAGCAAAGGAGGGCGCGCTGACTGCACAGTTTGCGGCGGAAAATGAAGCGGTGAAGGCGGTACTGGAAGCACAGGTTGTACAGTTAAAGGAAAATCTGAGCGAACAGGGTATCAAGGTGGAGGCGGTGGAAGTAACGATCGCCAGTCATGAATTTGACAGAAATTTTGCGCAGAATGGGGAACAGAATTCCCAGTATCAGGAGCCGAGAAAAAAAGGTGTGCGAAAGATCCAGCTTGATGACAATATTCCGCTTGACGAAATGGAGCTCTCCGACGAAGAGCGCCTGACTGCGGAGATGATGGAGCAGAATGGCAATACAGTGGATTTTATGGCATAA
- a CDS encoding flagellar hook capping FlgD N-terminal domain-containing protein: MSLVAPVKNGQVQDVTQATSAEETKKSNSTLDKQAFLQLLVAQMKYQDPLEPTSNTEYISQLATFSSLEEMQNMRGAMEMQRASSLVGQEVYVKTTDADTGSTGFIHGKVDFVTYQNGKAYVSVGGNTYPLDDVDSIYDAEYSEAYEKAYEWTVGLNKLPALSKVTLAHEEDIMKLKEIYDGMTDYQKTFLTKDNQKKLENYVERIETLKKNQEEEDNKTEDTDKTEGSDKNDGSDKTEGTDKTEDSDKTEGSDQTDGSDKTESSDKTDQAENADKVDGTGGKAQGSDKTQEAGETEKTGEIDQVEGE, from the coding sequence ATGAGTTTGGTAGCACCTGTAAAAAATGGTCAGGTTCAGGATGTGACACAGGCTACTTCCGCGGAAGAAACAAAGAAAAGCAATAGTACGCTTGATAAACAGGCATTTTTGCAGTTACTTGTGGCACAGATGAAATACCAGGACCCGTTGGAACCGACTTCCAACACAGAATATATTTCACAGCTGGCTACTTTTTCCAGTCTGGAAGAGATGCAGAACATGCGCGGCGCCATGGAGATGCAGAGGGCGTCAAGTCTGGTTGGTCAGGAAGTTTATGTCAAGACGACGGATGCAGATACAGGAAGTACAGGTTTTATTCATGGCAAGGTAGATTTTGTAACTTATCAAAATGGCAAGGCCTATGTTTCCGTAGGTGGAAATACGTATCCGCTTGATGATGTGGACAGCATTTACGACGCTGAGTATTCCGAGGCATATGAGAAAGCATATGAATGGACAGTGGGGCTGAATAAGCTGCCGGCACTTTCCAAGGTTACTCTTGCACATGAAGAAGATATTATGAAGTTAAAGGAAATCTATGATGGTATGACAGATTACCAGAAGACGTTCCTGACGAAAGACAATCAGAAGAAACTTGAAAACTATGTAGAGCGGATAGAAACCCTGAAAAAGAACCAGGAAGAGGAAGACAATAAGACGGAAGATACCGACAAAACCGAGGGTTCTGATAAAAATGACGGGTCCGACAAGACGGAAGGCACTGACAAGACCGAGGATTCTGACAAAACAGAGGGTTCTGATCAGACAGATGGGTCTGACAAAACGGAAAGCTCTGACAAGACCGATCAGGCAGAAAATGCTGATAAGGTAGACGGAACGGGTGGCAAGGCACAGGGGAGTGATAAAACACAGGAAGCCGGGGAGACAGAAAAAACCGGAGAGATCGATCAAGTGGAAGGAGAATAA
- a CDS encoding TIGR02530 family flagellar biosynthesis protein: MKVQDSQYLSALQFQDQFYHQKTAAGKPQTYTDGMSFQDILTQKTRQTDGGLKFSKHAMGRLADRDIRLTDEQMERLSDGTQKAGAKGIRESLVIVDQLAFIVNVPNQTVVTAMDQTETQTNIFTNIDGAVIM, from the coding sequence GTGAAAGTGCAGGATAGTCAATACCTTTCCGCACTGCAGTTCCAGGATCAGTTTTACCACCAGAAGACCGCGGCAGGAAAACCACAGACTTATACGGACGGGATGTCTTTTCAGGATATTCTGACGCAGAAGACAAGGCAGACGGACGGCGGACTGAAGTTTTCCAAACATGCGATGGGCAGGCTGGCGGACAGAGATATCAGGCTTACGGACGAACAGATGGAGCGTCTGAGCGATGGAACGCAGAAAGCCGGTGCGAAAGGAATCAGAGAGTCGCTGGTGATCGTAGATCAGCTGGCGTTTATTGTAAACGTACCCAATCAGACAGTAGTAACAGCGATGGATCAGACAGAGACACAGACAAATATATTTACCAATATTGATGGAGCCGTAATCATGTAG